A single genomic interval of Zobellia nedashkovskayae harbors:
- a CDS encoding CsbD family protein: protein MNQEQLEGKWNQVKGKLKQKYGNLTDDDVTYTEGKFDEMMGRVQEKVGKGKEELQEEIASW, encoded by the coding sequence ATGAATCAGGAACAATTAGAAGGTAAGTGGAACCAAGTAAAAGGTAAACTTAAACAGAAATACGGAAATTTAACCGATGACGATGTAACTTACACGGAAGGAAAATTTGACGAAATGATGGGTAGGGTACAAGAAAAAGTCGGTAAAGGAAAAGAAGAATTGCAAGAAGAAATTGCAAGTTGGTAA
- a CDS encoding arsenate reductase family protein yields MGVISKDKKKITLYYNSENSIGKQTYAYVEAADEAILAIDISKTKVTGTQWTEIAQGMHEPIGSLVNQDHPVFKEKYGDKKVDLDEHDWLRVLEKSPATLAFPVVIKGDRFIPIQNPSDFVKFMDDDSAGIEKPYK; encoded by the coding sequence ATGGGAGTCATATCAAAAGATAAAAAGAAGATAACATTATACTACAATTCGGAGAATTCAATTGGTAAACAAACATATGCTTACGTTGAGGCTGCTGATGAAGCTATTCTGGCTATAGACATATCAAAAACAAAAGTTACGGGCACACAGTGGACGGAGATAGCTCAAGGGATGCACGAGCCTATAGGAAGTCTGGTAAATCAAGACCATCCTGTTTTCAAGGAAAAATATGGAGACAAAAAAGTAGATTTAGATGAACATGATTGGTTGCGTGTTTTGGAGAAATCGCCTGCAACCTTAGCTTTCCCTGTTGTTATAAAAGGAGACCGATTTATACCGATTCAAAATCCGTCTGATTTTGTGAAATTCATGGATGACGATAGTGCTGGAATAGAGAAACCGTACAAGTAA
- a CDS encoding AsmA family protein: MHLHRIGKIIFRVFLGLLIVAALLMLSAQLMAKKSIANFVETKLPPHMQLEYKLIDVNVLTGTAKFKTIDFRVQAVDSLKQGKETRLQIGSLEVIGLGYWQFLFNKKIALKSLNIEKPILKSYVKEKQIDTNRILLSKQIHIDKIHVVNGDMVLLKEENDSLAMKLDSVNIELDDFTTNDSLINSKLPVAYGSLKFDGTALYADLGSYESLKVGKVHVGDGNITISDLKLKSKYSKTKLSWHLYKERDYIDLKIPEVSFEHIDFGYIKNRLWVSTGIGKLKGAVLEVYRDKLLPDDTERKKLYSEALRKLPIQLDIPKVEISNGYIAYSERVNRETPPGKIVFDDVHAEIIEVQNVPQKNEKTSVTAKALLMGEAPITLNWSFDAKKKSDAFIASGTVKNFHSKNINSFLESNLRVRAKGEIQELYFTISGNSISSSGDMKMKYEDFKFSVLKKDRLRINKLLTAIGSLFVNDGSKTDENGYRYGSIKAERDPTKSFFNYLWLNVGDGLTSTIIGNGKKE; the protein is encoded by the coding sequence ATGCATTTACACAGAATAGGAAAAATTATTTTCAGAGTTTTTTTGGGACTGCTAATTGTTGCAGCATTATTAATGCTTAGTGCCCAGTTAATGGCTAAAAAGTCCATAGCCAATTTTGTGGAAACCAAATTACCGCCACATATGCAACTGGAGTATAAACTTATTGACGTGAATGTCTTGACGGGAACTGCGAAGTTCAAAACCATAGATTTTAGAGTGCAAGCAGTAGATTCTTTAAAGCAAGGAAAAGAAACAAGATTGCAAATAGGCTCTTTGGAAGTGATTGGTTTGGGGTATTGGCAGTTTCTTTTCAATAAGAAAATAGCATTGAAAAGTTTAAACATAGAAAAACCGATTCTAAAGTCTTATGTAAAAGAAAAACAGATAGATACTAATCGAATTTTGCTTTCAAAACAGATTCATATTGATAAAATACATGTTGTAAATGGTGATATGGTCCTTTTAAAAGAAGAAAACGATAGTCTAGCAATGAAGCTGGATTCTGTGAATATTGAATTAGATGATTTTACTACTAATGATTCACTCATCAATTCAAAACTTCCTGTTGCTTATGGTTCTTTAAAGTTTGATGGAACTGCTCTGTATGCAGATTTAGGATCGTATGAATCACTGAAAGTTGGTAAGGTGCATGTAGGTGATGGCAATATTACGATTTCGGACTTAAAATTGAAATCAAAATATAGTAAGACTAAATTATCTTGGCATTTATATAAAGAACGGGATTATATAGATTTAAAAATTCCCGAAGTCAGTTTTGAACATATAGACTTTGGTTATATTAAGAATAGATTATGGGTAAGCACGGGCATTGGAAAGCTTAAAGGCGCCGTACTAGAAGTGTACCGAGATAAACTATTACCAGACGATACGGAAAGGAAGAAATTATATAGTGAGGCGCTTCGTAAATTGCCCATACAATTAGATATTCCCAAAGTAGAAATTAGCAACGGTTATATTGCTTATAGTGAACGGGTAAATAGAGAAACACCACCTGGTAAAATTGTTTTTGATGATGTTCATGCAGAAATTATTGAGGTTCAGAATGTACCGCAAAAGAATGAGAAAACATCAGTTACTGCAAAGGCTTTATTAATGGGGGAAGCTCCCATAACGTTGAACTGGTCTTTTGACGCTAAAAAGAAATCAGATGCGTTTATTGCTTCGGGAACGGTTAAGAACTTTCATTCCAAAAACATAAATTCTTTTCTAGAATCTAATTTGCGAGTGCGGGCAAAAGGAGAAATACAGGAACTTTATTTCACGATAAGCGGTAATTCTATATCCTCATCCGGAGATATGAAAATGAAATATGAGGACTTTAAATTTTCGGTTTTAAAGAAGGACCGTTTACGCATCAATAAACTTTTGACCGCCATTGGAAGTTTGTTCGTAAACGACGGTTCTAAAACCGATGAAAATGGATATCGCTATGGTAGTATTAAAGCGGAAAGAGACCCGACAAAATCATTTTTTAACTACCTCTGGCTAAATGTGGGTGACGGTTTAACTTCTACCATTATTGGGAACGGGAAGAAAGAATAG
- a CDS encoding M48 family metalloprotease: protein MALAQLNAQHTIPKTILEEAKTALSHYPELKDTPITFKIIKNIKQSTMRAQPVIGSLLKSKKKRAYVILISEKIKISDEVFLTKDVPEGIMIGWLGHELGHVIDYSHRSSLNLIWFGIKYYFSGSYIKEAERAADTYAVTHGMHDYILQTKRFILDHAKIDEKYKERIRRYYLSPEEIMDVVKQHETTDKE from the coding sequence ATGGCACTAGCCCAATTAAATGCCCAGCATACTATTCCAAAAACTATTTTAGAAGAAGCTAAAACCGCGCTATCTCACTATCCGGAATTAAAGGATACGCCTATAACTTTTAAAATTATTAAGAATATAAAACAATCTACGATGAGGGCCCAACCTGTAATAGGAAGCCTTTTAAAATCGAAGAAAAAGCGGGCATATGTAATTTTAATAAGTGAAAAAATAAAGATTTCAGACGAAGTGTTTTTAACCAAAGACGTGCCAGAAGGCATTATGATCGGTTGGCTTGGTCATGAGCTAGGACACGTAATAGACTATAGCCACAGGAGCTCATTAAACCTTATTTGGTTTGGAATAAAATATTATTTTTCTGGGTCATATATTAAAGAAGCGGAACGAGCAGCAGACACCTATGCCGTAACCCATGGTATGCATGATTACATTTTGCAGACCAAGCGTTTTATTTTAGACCATGCCAAAATAGACGAGAAATACAAAGAACGTATCCGTCGCTATTACCTTTCTCCAGAAGAGATCATGGATGTCGTCAAGCAGCATGAAACTACTGATAAAGAATAG
- a CDS encoding GH3 family domain-containing protein — protein MKHTPIIGHIIKGFIDVRDKLTGDKNPVKEQEEVLEKLLKKAKNTAFGKHYDFEAILDSESPADAFAKAIPYFDYNRINEEWWQKLHDGEEDVTWPGTPDYFALSSGTTGKTSKRIPVTDDMVDAIRKTGVEQVFALSNFDLPPDFFELGILMLGSSTDLNKVEGHEEGEISGISASNIPNWFRGYYKPGEEIAEIDDWDERVQKIAEEAANWDIGALSGIPSWMELMLQKVIDYHGLKNIHEIWPNLQVYTSGGVAFGPYEKSFNALLGKPITVIDTYLASEGFMAFQARPETHAMQLSTDSGIYFEFVPFEPEYIKQDGSLSDDAPALKLSEVKEGQDYVLIISTVSGAWRYLIGDTIEFTDVKRAEIKITGRTKFFLNTVGSQLSVNKLDDGVQELEEKFSIRIPEYTLCAKRIDGEFYHCWYLGTEDKTDDAELAKALDESLKNANKNYKVARSKALKGVKVVSVLPSVFHDWNGRNKKKGGQVKMERVMGEEKFKEWEDFVNE, from the coding sequence ATGAAACACACGCCGATCATAGGACATATCATAAAGGGATTTATAGATGTCAGAGATAAGTTAACGGGAGATAAAAATCCGGTTAAGGAACAAGAAGAGGTACTTGAAAAATTGTTGAAAAAGGCAAAGAACACTGCTTTTGGTAAGCATTACGATTTTGAAGCAATTCTGGATTCTGAAAGTCCTGCGGATGCTTTTGCAAAGGCTATTCCTTATTTTGACTATAACCGCATTAATGAGGAGTGGTGGCAAAAATTGCATGATGGAGAAGAAGACGTTACATGGCCGGGAACTCCAGATTATTTTGCTTTAAGTTCTGGTACTACGGGTAAAACCAGTAAGCGTATTCCCGTAACGGATGATATGGTAGATGCTATCCGTAAAACAGGAGTTGAGCAGGTGTTTGCATTAAGCAATTTTGATTTGCCGCCAGATTTTTTTGAGCTTGGTATTTTAATGCTGGGCAGTTCTACGGATTTAAATAAAGTAGAAGGTCATGAGGAAGGGGAGATTAGCGGAATAAGCGCCAGTAATATTCCAAATTGGTTTAGAGGATATTATAAACCCGGTGAAGAAATTGCCGAAATTGATGATTGGGATGAACGTGTACAGAAAATAGCCGAGGAAGCGGCCAATTGGGATATTGGTGCCTTAAGCGGAATACCTTCGTGGATGGAACTGATGTTGCAAAAAGTTATTGATTACCACGGCCTAAAAAATATCCATGAGATTTGGCCCAATCTGCAGGTATATACTTCTGGAGGGGTTGCTTTTGGTCCTTATGAAAAGAGCTTTAATGCGCTTTTGGGTAAACCCATTACTGTAATAGATACGTATTTGGCTTCGGAAGGCTTTATGGCTTTCCAAGCTAGACCAGAAACCCACGCCATGCAGCTTTCTACGGATTCCGGAATTTATTTTGAATTTGTTCCTTTTGAACCAGAGTATATAAAGCAAGATGGGTCTTTAAGTGATGATGCACCGGCTCTAAAACTTTCCGAAGTAAAAGAAGGTCAGGATTATGTACTCATTATAAGTACGGTCTCAGGAGCTTGGCGTTACCTCATTGGAGACACTATAGAGTTTACCGATGTAAAACGTGCCGAGATAAAAATTACCGGTAGAACCAAGTTCTTTTTAAATACGGTAGGTTCTCAGCTTTCGGTGAACAAATTAGATGACGGCGTACAAGAATTAGAAGAGAAATTTAGCATCCGTATTCCAGAATATACGTTATGTGCCAAAAGAATTGATGGCGAATTTTACCACTGTTGGTATTTGGGTACGGAAGATAAAACAGATGACGCGGAGTTGGCCAAAGCGCTGGACGAATCCCTAAAAAATGCCAATAAGAATTATAAAGTAGCTCGTTCAAAAGCACTAAAAGGAGTAAAAGTTGTTTCCGTATTACCTTCTGTTTTTCATGACTGGAACGGTAGGAACAAGAAGAAAGGCGGACAAGTGAAAATGGAACGCGTTATGGGTGAAGAAAAGTTTAAGGAATGGGAAGATTTTGTAAATGAGTAA
- a CDS encoding exonuclease domain-containing protein, protein MYSIVDIETTGNGIKGNKITEISIFIYDGYEIVDEFTSLVNPECEIPYFITGLTGIDNDMVRDAPKLEEIVEDILKITENTIFVAHSVNFDYNVIKNELQLLGLDFIRKKLCTVRLSRKLLPGYHSYSLGKLCSSLGIPLTDRHRARGDAHATTLLFKKLLRADGADEVFKSFLNSRSQEATLPSSLPREAFEKLPTAPGVYYFKDGKGKIIYVGKAINIKKRILSHFYDKKTKEIQLCQVTADIDFELSGSELLALLMESNAIKHHYPEFNRAQKRKIQPYGIFSYEDRNGIMHLAFNKLKMAPNSVLTLYNPTDCRLFIEEVCKSFRLCPKYCHLQENVKTCSHYRIETCDGICREEEDLALYNEKVLLALNHIRAQKENFVIKEKGRNTEEESFVLVKNSAYVGYGFINREETITAEHELETFLVPQNNTLETESIIKSYISKNPGKELLLESNCED, encoded by the coding sequence TTGTATAGCATCGTAGACATAGAAACTACCGGCAACGGTATTAAGGGTAATAAAATTACCGAAATTTCCATATTCATATATGACGGTTATGAGATTGTGGACGAGTTCACTTCTCTTGTAAATCCTGAGTGTGAAATTCCTTATTTCATTACCGGATTAACTGGAATTGATAATGATATGGTCCGTGATGCTCCCAAACTGGAGGAAATTGTAGAGGATATTCTTAAAATTACCGAGAACACCATTTTTGTAGCCCACAGTGTAAACTTTGACTACAATGTAATTAAAAACGAGCTACAGCTTTTGGGGCTTGATTTTATTCGTAAAAAGCTTTGTACGGTCCGCTTATCGCGTAAGTTGCTACCTGGCTATCATTCCTATAGTTTAGGAAAACTATGTTCTTCTTTGGGCATTCCGTTAACGGACAGGCACCGTGCTAGAGGCGATGCGCATGCTACCACTCTACTCTTTAAAAAATTATTACGTGCAGATGGTGCCGACGAGGTTTTTAAGTCCTTCTTGAACTCCCGTTCCCAAGAAGCTACCTTACCTTCTTCTTTACCGAGAGAAGCTTTTGAAAAACTACCCACGGCTCCTGGCGTTTATTATTTTAAGGATGGAAAAGGAAAAATCATCTATGTAGGGAAGGCCATTAATATTAAGAAGCGGATACTAAGTCATTTTTACGATAAGAAAACCAAAGAAATACAGCTTTGCCAAGTAACGGCAGATATAGACTTTGAACTTTCCGGAAGCGAACTTTTGGCTTTGTTAATGGAATCTAATGCCATAAAACATCATTACCCGGAATTTAACCGTGCGCAGAAAAGAAAGATTCAACCGTACGGGATATTCAGTTATGAAGACCGAAACGGCATCATGCACTTAGCTTTTAATAAGTTAAAAATGGCACCCAATTCTGTACTGACTTTATATAACCCAACGGATTGCAGATTATTCATAGAGGAGGTCTGTAAGAGCTTTAGACTCTGTCCAAAATATTGCCATTTACAGGAAAACGTAAAAACCTGTTCTCATTACCGCATAGAAACTTGTGATGGCATCTGCAGGGAAGAAGAAGACCTTGCCTTATATAATGAAAAAGTACTACTTGCTTTAAACCATATTAGGGCCCAGAAAGAAAATTTTGTAATTAAGGAAAAAGGTAGAAATACAGAAGAAGAGTCTTTTGTACTGGTAAAGAACAGTGCTTATGTTGGTTATGGGTTTATAAACCGAGAAGAGACCATTACTGCAGAGCATGAACTAGAAACTTTTCTGGTTCCACAAAATAATACCTTGGAGACCGAAAGTATCATTAAATCCTATATTAGTAAAAATCCGGGTAAAGAGTTACTTCTAGAAAGTAATTGTGAAGATTAA
- a CDS encoding OsmC family protein, giving the protein MKKSKKVVLVIASIIGVIAIAGFIYWFSMPSEERNMILFMMEKGETYTNYQEYQVIDRNEDPLAPASFKPSVAQTIDGAVNRNIVAITEMVKNENSKMLKKGMMQSTGIDDYTGWHLIADEGAAEGSNPFGPSPLSYYTSGLAANLHTQILWAAGVKGVTLDDIKVEVLNKFRWHDMMSPDGAGFLDETTTNIILQSSASKEVIQEIKEMALSSWTAGEGLRNETVIEPTLIVNGENWEKYHATPGTSLSEESFVDGFKLSSITAIPKKPEYLKPVVKDDGVLGFDTMANMEFEIFAIAESVENKERPYLKKITVSTPTPETWEIYSDEFIGDNDSPLAPTSLEYFTAGTALCLTSQTTLVSAMMRLEFTDYRVEDQIDYRQEAIDSVKMVSYTDTVHSHVLIQSNESQERLEQFYNKSLALCFAGEGLKNATEMNTNLYLNGKEIK; this is encoded by the coding sequence ATGAAAAAAAGTAAAAAAGTAGTTTTAGTAATAGCAAGTATTATTGGTGTTATAGCCATAGCAGGTTTTATATATTGGTTTTCTATGCCTAGCGAAGAGCGGAATATGATTTTATTCATGATGGAGAAGGGAGAAACGTATACTAACTATCAGGAATATCAAGTAATTGATCGTAATGAAGACCCGTTAGCGCCAGCGTCTTTTAAACCTAGTGTCGCCCAAACTATTGACGGAGCTGTCAACAGGAATATAGTGGCAATTACAGAAATGGTGAAGAATGAAAATTCAAAGATGCTAAAAAAAGGCATGATGCAATCTACGGGTATAGATGATTATACGGGATGGCATCTCATTGCCGATGAAGGTGCTGCGGAAGGTTCTAACCCTTTTGGGCCATCACCACTTAGTTATTACACCAGTGGTTTGGCAGCAAATTTACACACCCAAATTCTTTGGGCGGCAGGAGTCAAAGGAGTTACGTTAGATGATATAAAAGTAGAAGTATTAAATAAATTTCGTTGGCACGATATGATGTCTCCTGACGGAGCTGGATTTTTAGATGAAACAACTACAAATATAATTTTGCAAAGCAGTGCATCTAAAGAGGTTATTCAGGAAATAAAAGAGATGGCTCTTAGTTCATGGACTGCGGGAGAAGGGCTAAGAAATGAAACTGTAATTGAACCAACTCTAATTGTAAATGGAGAAAACTGGGAAAAATATCATGCTACTCCAGGAACAAGCCTTTCTGAGGAATCTTTTGTTGATGGATTTAAATTAAGTTCTATCACAGCTATACCAAAAAAACCAGAGTATCTAAAACCAGTTGTTAAAGATGATGGAGTTTTAGGTTTTGATACCATGGCAAACATGGAGTTTGAAATATTTGCTATAGCGGAGTCTGTAGAAAATAAGGAAAGACCCTATTTGAAAAAAATTACTGTTTCAACACCTACACCAGAAACTTGGGAAATATACTCAGATGAATTTATTGGAGATAACGATAGCCCTTTAGCGCCTACTTCTTTGGAATATTTTACGGCTGGCACAGCTTTATGTTTAACCTCGCAGACCACATTGGTTAGCGCTATGATGAGGTTGGAGTTTACTGATTATCGTGTTGAGGACCAGATTGATTATAGGCAAGAAGCTATAGATTCCGTAAAAATGGTAAGTTATACAGATACGGTTCATTCGCACGTTTTAATTCAATCCAATGAATCTCAAGAAAGACTAGAACAGTTCTATAATAAATCTTTGGCATTGTGCTTTGCGGGCGAAGGACTAAAAAACGCAACGGAGATGAATACCAATCTTTATTTAAACGGTAAGGAAATCAAATAG
- a CDS encoding ASCH domain-containing protein, whose product MKHLILITLLILTSCKGETKANQEVAIDPTVQEMWESFTQSNVEFKEEEQPESWFFHNNEKDANRLAELVLKGKKQAGSGLYSWYAEANADLPSVGTKHIITDFDGTARAIIQIKKVDTIPFNEISEAYATLDMGTTDEPLKKWKKAHWDFFTSTMKESEQEPTKDMLVVCEYFETIWPKN is encoded by the coding sequence ATGAAACACCTCATCCTAATCACACTCCTAATTCTGACAAGCTGTAAAGGTGAAACAAAAGCTAACCAAGAGGTTGCTATAGACCCAACTGTTCAGGAAATGTGGGAGAGCTTTACCCAATCTAATGTTGAGTTCAAGGAAGAAGAACAACCAGAATCTTGGTTTTTTCATAATAATGAGAAAGATGCCAATCGTCTAGCTGAATTGGTCTTAAAAGGAAAAAAGCAAGCGGGTTCCGGTTTATATTCTTGGTATGCAGAAGCTAATGCAGATTTACCATCCGTAGGCACAAAACACATCATCACAGATTTTGATGGAACTGCACGGGCTATCATTCAAATTAAAAAAGTAGATACTATTCCCTTTAATGAAATATCAGAAGCATACGCCACTCTAGATATGGGAACAACGGATGAACCTCTCAAAAAATGGAAAAAAGCCCATTGGGATTTCTTTACAAGCACTATGAAAGAAAGCGAGCAAGAACCCACCAAGGATATGCTAGTTGTTTGTGAGTATTTTGAAACGATATGGCCTAAAAACTAA
- a CDS encoding MBL fold metallo-hydrolase produces MKIEQIYTGCLAQGAYYIESKGEVAIIDPLREVHPYIERAEKDKAKIKYIFETHFHADFVSGHVTLSKETGAPIVYGPNADPSFEAIIATDGQEFKVGDITIKALHTPGHTMESTTYLLKDENGKDKAIFSGDTLFLGDVGRPDLAQKAASMTQEDLAGILFDSLRNKIMPLADDITVYPAHGAGSACGKNMMKETVDTLGNQKKMNYALRADMTKEEFVEEVTDGLLPPPKYFPLNVKMNKEGYEDIADVLDRGTTELNPDAFELLANETGAVVLDVRPQKDFITGHIPRSIFIGLNGDFAPWVGALIADTKQPLLLVTPEGMEEEAVTRLSRVGFDATIGVLKGGFNAWKKAGKDYDTITSISAEEAKSKIENKEAEVFDVRKESEFLSEHVLGAVNTPLDGLNDYLSEFPKDKTFLVHCAGGYRSVIAESILKSRGIHNFIDIGGGFGALKTAEVPSTDYVCPTTL; encoded by the coding sequence TTGAAGATAGAACAGATATATACCGGATGCCTGGCACAGGGCGCATATTATATTGAAAGTAAAGGTGAAGTGGCCATTATTGATCCACTACGCGAAGTACACCCATATATAGAAAGAGCGGAAAAGGACAAGGCTAAAATCAAGTATATTTTTGAGACTCATTTTCATGCAGATTTTGTGAGCGGCCATGTTACGCTTTCAAAGGAAACAGGAGCGCCTATTGTTTACGGTCCCAATGCAGACCCTTCTTTTGAAGCAATAATTGCAACAGACGGACAAGAATTCAAAGTAGGCGATATCACTATTAAAGCATTGCATACACCTGGGCATACCATGGAAAGTACGACGTATTTGTTGAAAGACGAAAACGGAAAAGATAAAGCGATTTTCTCTGGAGATACGTTATTTTTAGGTGATGTAGGTAGACCGGATTTGGCTCAAAAAGCTGCGAGTATGACCCAAGAAGATTTGGCGGGTATTCTGTTCGATAGTTTAAGAAATAAAATCATGCCTTTAGCAGATGATATCACGGTTTATCCGGCACATGGTGCAGGTTCCGCTTGTGGTAAGAATATGATGAAAGAAACGGTAGATACTTTGGGCAACCAAAAGAAAATGAACTACGCCTTACGTGCGGATATGACCAAAGAAGAGTTTGTTGAAGAGGTTACCGATGGTTTACTTCCTCCACCAAAATACTTCCCTTTGAATGTTAAGATGAACAAAGAAGGGTATGAAGATATTGCCGATGTTTTAGATCGCGGTACAACGGAACTGAATCCGGATGCTTTTGAATTATTAGCAAACGAAACAGGTGCGGTAGTTTTGGATGTTAGACCTCAGAAAGATTTTATTACAGGTCATATTCCACGATCTATATTTATAGGTCTTAATGGCGATTTTGCTCCGTGGGTAGGTGCGCTTATTGCAGATACGAAGCAGCCTCTTTTACTGGTGACGCCAGAAGGCATGGAAGAAGAAGCGGTTACCCGTTTATCCCGTGTAGGTTTTGATGCTACTATAGGCGTTCTAAAAGGCGGATTCAATGCTTGGAAGAAAGCCGGTAAGGATTATGATACGATTACTTCGATTTCTGCGGAAGAAGCAAAATCTAAAATCGAGAATAAAGAAGCTGAGGTTTTTGATGTGCGTAAAGAGAGCGAGTTTCTTTCTGAGCATGTTCTTGGTGCTGTGAATACGCCGTTAGATGGTCTGAATGATTATCTGAGCGAATTTCCAAAAGATAAAACCTTCTTGGTTCATTGTGCCGGAGGATATCGTTCGGTTATAGCAGAATCTATTTTAAAGAGCCGAGGTATACATAACTTTATAGATATAGGAGGTGGTTTTGGAGCCCTTAAAACGGCCGAAGTCCCTTCAACGGACTATGTTTGTCCTACTACTTTATAA
- a CDS encoding SulP family inorganic anion transporter, giving the protein MRRILPFLEWITDYNKSWFSKDLIAGLTVGIILIPQGMAYAMIAGLPPVYGLYASLVPMIVYAFFGTSRQLAVGPVAMDSLLLAAGLGTLAITSTDDYIAMALLLAFCVGVVQLTLGVLRMGFLVNFLSKPVISGFTSAAALIIMFSQLKHLLGVDITRSNQFDVLIMNAFERIPDTNLYDFAIGLVGIIIIVALKRFDKRIPGILFVVILGILVVYFLNLATFGVNIVGEIPTGLPSFGIPEFKIATIIELAPIAVTLALIGYLEAISIGKSMEEQTGEETIDANKELIALGSSNMLGSLFQSYVVTGSFSRSAISGQAGAKTPMALIFSAIVVAITLLFLTPLFYYLPNAVLASIIMVSVFGLIDVAYPKSLWEYRKDELFVLITTFLITLFAGISEGILAGVLLSLLLMVYKSSKPHFAVLGKIEGSDYYKNVDRFGENVVVRDDLLIVRFDSQLYFGNKNFFKKELLKNVAAKGDKLKGVILNAEAISYIDSSAAQMLVRVIEELHDRGLQFYISGATGPTRDTIFSSGIIDVLLKQYLFVQTKEAVDYFDNLTPLSVLSSQVAHQNRRDRN; this is encoded by the coding sequence ATGCGAAGAATTCTCCCTTTTTTGGAGTGGATTACGGACTATAACAAGAGCTGGTTTTCCAAAGATTTAATAGCGGGTCTAACCGTGGGTATCATATTGATCCCGCAGGGTATGGCATATGCTATGATTGCCGGTTTGCCACCTGTTTATGGTCTCTATGCTTCATTAGTGCCTATGATCGTGTATGCATTTTTTGGTACATCTAGACAGCTTGCCGTAGGACCTGTAGCAATGGATTCTCTTTTGCTGGCAGCTGGTCTGGGTACATTGGCTATCACTTCTACTGATGATTATATTGCCATGGCATTGCTGTTGGCTTTTTGTGTTGGAGTCGTACAATTAACATTAGGTGTTCTGCGCATGGGTTTTTTGGTAAATTTTTTATCAAAACCCGTTATAAGTGGTTTTACATCCGCGGCAGCGTTAATTATCATGTTCAGTCAATTAAAGCACCTTTTAGGGGTGGACATCACACGTAGCAATCAGTTTGATGTTTTGATAATGAATGCCTTTGAAAGGATACCGGACACCAATTTATACGATTTTGCTATAGGTTTGGTGGGTATCATCATCATCGTGGCTTTAAAGCGATTTGATAAGAGAATCCCAGGTATTCTCTTTGTGGTTATTCTAGGGATATTGGTAGTTTACTTTTTAAATCTAGCCACTTTTGGGGTCAATATTGTGGGTGAGATTCCTACTGGTTTACCTTCTTTTGGCATCCCGGAATTCAAGATTGCTACGATTATAGAATTAGCGCCTATAGCTGTTACCCTTGCTCTTATTGGATATTTAGAGGCAATATCCATCGGTAAATCTATGGAAGAACAAACGGGTGAAGAAACTATAGACGCCAACAAAGAACTTATTGCTTTGGGAAGTTCTAATATGTTAGGTTCTTTATTTCAATCTTACGTAGTAACAGGTAGTTTTTCGCGGTCGGCAATTAGTGGTCAGGCAGGAGCAAAAACACCTATGGCTTTAATTTTTAGTGCTATTGTTGTAGCTATTACACTGTTGTTTTTAACACCGTTGTTTTACTATTTGCCTAATGCTGTTTTGGCAAGTATTATTATGGTATCCGTATTTGGGCTTATTGATGTTGCGTATCCAAAGAGTCTTTGGGAATACCGAAAAGACGAGCTTTTTGTTTTAATCACCACATTTTTGATTACACTTTTTGCAGGTATATCAGAAGGTATTTTAGCAGGCGTATTGTTATCCTTATTATTAATGGTGTACAAGAGCTCAAAGCCTCATTTTGCAGTTTTGGGAAAGATAGAAGGTTCGGATTACTATAAGAATGTAGATAGGTTTGGAGAGAACGTTGTGGTTCGTGATGATTTGCTTATCGTTCGGTTTGATTCCCAGTTGTATTTTGGGAATAAGAACTTTTTCAAAAAAGAGCTTTTAAAAAATGTAGCTGCCAAAGGCGATAAACTCAAAGGGGTTATTCTAAATGCAGAAGCCATAAGTTATATAGATTCTAGTGCGGCACAAATGCTTGTGCGAGTTATTGAAGAACTGCATGACAGAGGACTTCAGTTTTATATTTCTGGAGCTACAGGACCAACGCGGGATACTATTTTCAGTAGTGGCATTATAGATGTATTGCTTAAACAATACCTATTTGTACAGACCAAAGAAGCAGTAGATTATTTTGATAACTTAACGCCTTTGTCCGTATTAAGTTCACAAGTAGCCCATCAGAACCGTAGGGACCGTAACTAA